Proteins co-encoded in one Opitutus terrae PB90-1 genomic window:
- a CDS encoding energy transducer TonB, which produces MLLARIGLLALICAGLLAGSIARAATASAQPPEPPLVADGPALLREWSPPVYPPEQLAKKTGGMVTVRLIVDEHGIVTSARAMPDSDEAFVASALAAVRAWKFAPAIEEQKPAPCCLETLVAYSPARGQLKPSVVPPQEQTFSLPARTTPEPQSSPPGEYPSVLVDRKLAGAVRFGGVVTTDGRLIQPRIDAASHVEFVLPALQALERWAFKPAMQGDLAVRANVEAVMTFEALFDKPEEVLTANRITAPDGSPPPTAPRPTFVADPVWPIDALLRGEEGAATVEYQVTPTGRVRGVRVREASQPEFGAALAAAIEASGYGRTLGDPGAPPIALMQRVAFKAVPADLTESTDPIARLVIAMRAGQIGSAKGLDRKLAPIYRAPPAYPGSLVSADGGPKGRAEIEFVVDREGRVRLPRIVSATQPEFGWAAATAIAQWVFQPPTRGGQPVDVKVKIPFEFAAVTAPE; this is translated from the coding sequence ATGCTTCTCGCGCGTATCGGTCTCCTTGCTCTGATTTGCGCCGGACTGCTGGCGGGCTCGATCGCTCGCGCGGCGACCGCTTCCGCTCAGCCACCGGAGCCGCCGCTCGTCGCGGACGGCCCGGCGCTCCTGCGTGAGTGGAGCCCGCCCGTGTATCCGCCGGAACAGCTCGCGAAGAAAACCGGCGGAATGGTCACCGTGCGGTTGATCGTCGACGAGCATGGCATCGTCACGTCCGCGCGCGCGATGCCCGACTCGGACGAGGCGTTCGTCGCCTCGGCGCTCGCGGCCGTGCGGGCGTGGAAATTCGCGCCGGCGATCGAGGAGCAAAAGCCGGCGCCGTGCTGTCTCGAGACCCTCGTGGCTTATTCGCCCGCGCGCGGCCAGCTGAAGCCCTCCGTGGTTCCGCCACAGGAGCAGACCTTCTCGCTGCCGGCCCGCACCACGCCGGAACCGCAGTCGTCACCGCCGGGCGAGTATCCCAGCGTGTTGGTTGATCGCAAACTCGCCGGCGCGGTGCGATTCGGTGGCGTGGTGACGACCGATGGCCGGCTGATCCAGCCCCGGATCGACGCGGCGTCGCACGTCGAGTTCGTGCTGCCGGCCTTGCAGGCGCTCGAACGCTGGGCGTTCAAACCCGCCATGCAGGGCGACCTCGCCGTGCGCGCCAACGTGGAGGCGGTGATGACGTTCGAGGCGCTTTTCGACAAACCGGAAGAGGTGTTGACGGCGAATCGGATCACGGCGCCGGACGGCTCCCCGCCGCCGACCGCGCCGCGGCCGACCTTCGTGGCGGATCCGGTCTGGCCCATCGACGCGCTACTCCGGGGCGAAGAGGGCGCGGCCACGGTCGAGTACCAGGTGACTCCCACCGGCCGGGTGCGGGGGGTGCGGGTGCGCGAAGCCAGTCAGCCGGAGTTCGGTGCGGCGCTGGCGGCGGCGATCGAAGCTTCCGGTTACGGGCGCACGCTCGGGGATCCCGGCGCGCCGCCCATCGCGCTCATGCAGCGCGTCGCGTTCAAGGCGGTGCCCGCCGATTTGACAGAGTCGACGGATCCGATCGCGCGGCTGGTGATCGCCATGCGAGCCGGCCAGATCGGCTCGGCGAAGGGACTCGACCGCAAGCTCGCGCCGATCTATCGCGCGCCGCCCGCGTATCCGGGATCTCTGGTCAGCGCCGATGGCGGGCCGAAAGGCCGCGCGGAGATCGAGTTTGTCGTGGACCGCGAGGGACGCGTGCGGCTGCCGCGGATCGTCTCGGCCACCCAGCCGGAGTTTGGTTGGGCCGCGGCGACGGCGATCGCGCAATGGGTGTTTCAGCCTCCGACCCGCGGCGGTCAGCCGGTCGACGTCAAAGTGAAAATCCCGTTCGAGTTCGCAGCGGTGACGGCGCCGGAGTGA
- a CDS encoding RtcB family protein — protein sequence MEIKARDLIAAGWREDARMGMVLKRARELEATGLDRAGVLAALEADFPKLALRAELRSTPAGCSEAIAAETPAEIASVAASRARMLELLHVPVIKRGALMPDTCPAGAGIATIPVGGAIEVENALLPGAHSADICCSMFASFFADNRPVGELMDHLWASTHFGAGGRPRGKQFYSTLLEEPVWDNPFLAGLQGRAREFLGTQGDGNHFAYVGRIEFTPDQHRAIARAGDTDLAAAIERREGGFHVLVTHHGSRALGANVYKHGMIEARAWMRQNATSIPEAAAWLPADSREGRDYWAALQFVARWTRVNHALIHDEFLHRVGLRPLAQLGNEHNFVWQRGDAFYHGKGATPAWRDAKGRPLLGLIPLNMAREILIVLGGDNDEFLSFCPHGAGRNLSRKAMLAPYRDAEGDIDPARVKQVLAETTGGLDIRWFNGAPDLSETPLGYKDASKVKEQIERFQLASVVGEIHPLGCIMAGQAAEPPWLQKKREKRAAHKAARREWTTENEE from the coding sequence ATGGAAATCAAAGCGCGCGACCTGATCGCGGCGGGTTGGCGGGAGGATGCGCGCATGGGGATGGTGCTGAAACGCGCACGCGAGCTCGAGGCGACGGGACTCGATCGCGCGGGCGTGCTCGCGGCCCTCGAGGCCGATTTCCCGAAACTCGCGCTGCGGGCAGAACTGCGCAGCACGCCCGCGGGTTGCAGCGAGGCGATCGCGGCCGAGACACCGGCCGAAATCGCCAGCGTCGCGGCCTCGCGCGCGCGGATGCTGGAGCTGTTGCACGTGCCGGTGATCAAGCGCGGAGCCCTGATGCCGGACACGTGTCCCGCGGGCGCGGGGATCGCGACGATTCCGGTCGGTGGTGCGATCGAGGTGGAGAACGCGCTACTGCCAGGCGCGCACTCGGCGGACATCTGCTGCTCGATGTTCGCCAGCTTTTTCGCCGACAACCGTCCGGTCGGCGAACTGATGGATCACCTCTGGGCCTCGACGCATTTCGGCGCCGGCGGCCGGCCACGCGGCAAGCAGTTTTACTCCACGCTGCTGGAGGAGCCGGTGTGGGATAATCCCTTTCTCGCCGGACTGCAGGGCCGCGCGCGCGAATTTCTCGGCACTCAGGGCGACGGAAACCACTTCGCCTACGTTGGTCGGATTGAGTTCACGCCGGACCAGCATCGCGCGATCGCCCGCGCCGGGGACACCGACCTCGCCGCGGCGATCGAGCGGCGCGAAGGTGGTTTCCACGTGCTGGTGACGCACCACGGTTCGCGCGCGTTGGGCGCCAATGTCTACAAACACGGGATGATCGAGGCGCGCGCGTGGATGCGGCAAAACGCGACCAGCATCCCCGAGGCGGCCGCTTGGCTGCCGGCGGACTCGCGCGAGGGGCGCGACTACTGGGCCGCGCTGCAGTTCGTGGCCCGATGGACGCGGGTGAATCACGCGCTGATCCACGACGAGTTTTTGCACCGTGTGGGTTTGCGGCCGCTGGCCCAGCTCGGCAACGAGCACAATTTCGTGTGGCAGCGCGGCGACGCGTTCTATCACGGCAAAGGCGCGACGCCGGCTTGGCGCGACGCGAAGGGTCGGCCGCTGCTGGGACTGATTCCGCTGAACATGGCGCGGGAGATCCTGATCGTGCTCGGCGGCGACAACGACGAGTTTCTCTCGTTTTGTCCGCATGGCGCCGGACGCAACCTCTCGCGCAAGGCGATGCTCGCGCCCTACCGTGATGCCGAAGGCGACATCGATCCGGCGCGGGTGAAGCAGGTGCTCGCCGAGACGACCGGCGGACTCGACATCCGCTGGTTCAACGGCGCGCCGGATTTGTCGGAGACGCCGCTCGGCTACAAGGACGCATCCAAGGTGAAGGAGCAGATCGAGCGGTTCCAACTCGCGTCGGTGGTGGGCGAGATTCATCCGCTCGGCTGCATCATGGCCGGCCAGGCGGCCGAGCCGCCGTGGCTGCAGAAGAAGCGTGAAAAACGCGCCGCGCACAAAGCCGCGCGGCGCGAGTGGACGACAGAGAACGAAGAGTAA
- a CDS encoding energy transducer TonB, whose product MKKSFLPGALLAAALLATGAAAATPDTPITADTASTVRPVPVQVVAPTGLPSRFKDATVKLTFIIDAAGNVHDVAPVGFMPEDLKQKLLPVIAQWKFQPMLENGRAVPVRAIFPLTLGAES is encoded by the coding sequence ATGAAAAAATCCTTCCTTCCCGGCGCGCTCCTGGCCGCCGCGCTTCTCGCCACCGGCGCCGCCGCCGCGACTCCTGACACGCCCATCACCGCTGATACCGCCTCGACCGTTCGCCCCGTTCCCGTGCAGGTCGTCGCGCCGACGGGGCTGCCTTCGCGCTTCAAAGACGCCACCGTCAAACTCACCTTCATCATCGATGCGGCGGGCAACGTACATGACGTGGCGCCCGTGGGCTTCATGCCCGAGGACCTCAAGCAAAAGCTGCTGCCGGTGATCGCGCAATGGAAGTTCCAGCCGATGCTGGAAAACGGCCGGGCGGTGCCGGTGCGCGCCATCTTCCCGCTGACGCTGGGGGCCGAATCCTGA
- a CDS encoding TonB-dependent receptor plug domain-containing protein, with protein sequence MGSAEHSRTSHRRLLPSWLAVLCVAAPFAGAQTTTPPAPAPVEDEEIIMLSPFEVSASESEGYAAATTLAGNRLNTQLRDVGAAVSVVTTQFLRDTGATGNTSLLQYTVGSEVGGVNGNFAGTGDGAVLAEPSRPSETTRVRGLAAADNTRDFFLSQIPWDSYNIDRVDLQRGPNSILFGQGSPAGIINAGTKVASFRNSGEVETRIGSYGTLRGSLDLNRELVENQLAIRLNLLDNEEKYQQEEAFTNDRRAAGSLRYEPEALNRNGFRFTVKAGFETGRIDSNNPRILPPQDQITPFFEDGTITVTDPNGSARSVARGTNQATYNGWQLWDNQSGRIGSGVARPTAYEHAGSMLIPYASDWIKNSNFGGSINANNPVAFFGNGGGAQTAYWVTTASQQYQGNLSLGYVTAPGSWASIAPTATWAVNANLPYSGAGIFKNNVITDPSVFDFYNHLIDGDTKRERQRFHRATFNVATTALNDQIGLSFDYNKEAYKFTQSALLGGNVTLYIDPMAVYNNGTADAGLTGVPYSDGTANPNVGRPFVSSVGGSNNSTATESEDKRVTAFVTRDLREDLPGWLGRIVGKHTVTGLWADSEQTTDNRGWDSYGYRDPNVYRLQDPDLDPQTVNFTFVRPAMVMYLGPSLLGKSATGASIPVISGTPMIASGAVTYFDDTWNAPASVRPTDPWTNNAFTLDPTKLAPGYLAAAGAGAVNPANFTQANNPANYVGWTTAPLNITHADSDANRDALTTSAALNRAQTVSKALVWQGKMLDDSIVATLGWRRDTAKAYGFQRVLGNDPQINLSNYTITGSANHVLEVGSRSESFVAHLMDLPGLKGLTKNLPFEVSLAYSHSTNFQPLAGRVNVYGEEIAPPSGKTYDRSITIATRDQKYSLKVGKYVTSQKNITSLNNIFANDFNWWIGSLTNYTNMFDPAIQGGPVWGPMKSGSNIEQYMFSDSTTTQSPELAARQAAAVAGVRAFQNAVDPRFWSAWGFTSKEFIQSNQTGNPYTNVNSVPNGFALTEDGVSEGYEFELSAQPLPNWRLIFNASKMTAVRSNIGGDALNEMMEQIITMVNGDGGKMHFWWGTSDVPDARQVFYTGVGAPGNRGLGADWASLKLIEGASAPEIRTWHYNLITNYDFTDGFLKGFSAGGAVRYQSGDTLGYPPTGNPTDPASLGFDLANPYKGPSETYVDFWVGYRRKLTAKIDWRVQLNVQNVGKNDGLIPITVQGPIPGQPGGTPAGYRIAPVQTFTLTNTFEF encoded by the coding sequence TTGGGCTCGGCAGAGCACTCCCGCACCTCTCATCGCCGACTGCTTCCGTCCTGGCTGGCCGTACTCTGCGTCGCGGCGCCGTTCGCGGGCGCGCAGACGACCACCCCGCCGGCGCCTGCACCGGTCGAAGACGAAGAAATCATCATGCTGTCGCCGTTCGAAGTGTCGGCGAGCGAATCGGAAGGTTACGCGGCGGCGACGACACTCGCGGGCAACCGGTTGAACACGCAGCTGCGCGACGTGGGCGCGGCGGTATCGGTGGTCACAACACAGTTTCTGCGCGACACCGGAGCCACCGGCAACACCTCGCTCCTGCAGTACACGGTCGGTTCCGAGGTCGGCGGCGTGAACGGCAACTTCGCGGGCACCGGCGACGGCGCCGTGCTGGCCGAGCCGTCCCGCCCGAGCGAAACCACGCGTGTCCGTGGACTCGCGGCCGCCGACAACACCCGCGACTTCTTCCTCTCCCAGATTCCGTGGGACAGCTACAACATCGACCGCGTCGATCTGCAGCGCGGTCCGAACTCGATCCTCTTTGGCCAAGGCAGTCCGGCGGGTATCATCAATGCGGGCACGAAGGTGGCCAGTTTCCGCAACTCGGGCGAGGTCGAGACCCGCATTGGCAGCTACGGCACCCTGCGCGGGTCGCTGGACCTCAACCGTGAGCTCGTGGAGAACCAGCTGGCGATTCGGCTCAACCTGCTCGACAACGAGGAGAAATACCAGCAGGAGGAGGCGTTCACGAACGACCGGCGCGCGGCTGGATCGCTGCGCTACGAGCCGGAGGCGCTCAATCGAAACGGATTCCGGTTCACCGTGAAGGCCGGTTTCGAGACCGGCAGGATCGACAGCAACAATCCGCGCATTCTGCCGCCGCAGGATCAGATTACGCCGTTCTTCGAAGACGGTACCATAACCGTAACGGATCCGAACGGAAGCGCCAGGTCAGTCGCGCGCGGAACGAATCAAGCCACCTACAACGGCTGGCAGCTCTGGGACAACCAATCGGGTCGCATCGGCAGCGGCGTCGCTCGTCCGACCGCCTATGAGCATGCGGGCTCCATGTTGATTCCCTACGCCTCGGATTGGATCAAGAATTCCAACTTCGGCGGCAGCATCAACGCCAACAATCCGGTGGCCTTCTTTGGCAATGGCGGCGGTGCGCAAACCGCCTATTGGGTCACCACCGCGAGTCAACAGTACCAGGGAAACCTCTCGCTCGGCTACGTCACGGCACCCGGGTCCTGGGCCAGCATCGCTCCCACCGCGACTTGGGCGGTCAATGCGAACCTGCCTTACTCCGGCGCGGGCATTTTCAAGAACAACGTCATCACCGATCCGTCGGTCTTCGACTTCTACAATCATTTGATCGACGGCGACACCAAGCGCGAACGGCAGCGGTTCCACCGTGCGACGTTCAATGTCGCGACCACCGCGCTGAACGACCAGATCGGTCTCTCGTTCGACTACAACAAGGAAGCCTACAAGTTCACGCAGAGCGCGCTCCTGGGTGGCAACGTGACCCTGTATATCGATCCGATGGCCGTGTACAACAACGGCACGGCGGACGCGGGTTTGACAGGCGTCCCGTACTCCGACGGCACGGCGAATCCTAACGTGGGCCGTCCCTTTGTTTCCTCGGTCGGCGGCAGCAACAATTCCACTGCCACCGAGAGTGAAGACAAGCGCGTGACGGCGTTTGTCACTCGCGACCTCCGCGAGGATCTTCCGGGCTGGCTGGGCCGGATTGTCGGCAAGCATACGGTAACCGGCCTCTGGGCGGACTCGGAGCAGACCACCGACAATCGTGGCTGGGACAGCTACGGCTACCGCGATCCGAACGTCTATCGACTGCAGGACCCGGATCTCGACCCGCAGACCGTCAACTTCACGTTCGTGCGGCCCGCGATGGTCATGTATCTCGGGCCGTCGTTGCTGGGCAAGTCGGCCACCGGTGCCAGTATCCCGGTGATTTCGGGGACTCCGATGATTGCCAGCGGCGCGGTGACCTATTTCGACGATACCTGGAATGCCCCCGCGAGCGTCCGTCCGACCGATCCTTGGACGAACAATGCGTTCACCCTCGATCCGACGAAATTGGCTCCGGGTTACTTGGCGGCGGCGGGTGCCGGAGCGGTCAATCCCGCCAACTTCACGCAGGCGAACAATCCCGCCAACTACGTGGGCTGGACGACCGCCCCGCTCAACATCACCCACGCTGATTCGGACGCGAATCGCGACGCGTTGACGACGAGCGCGGCGTTGAACCGAGCCCAGACGGTGTCGAAAGCGCTCGTCTGGCAGGGCAAGATGCTCGACGACAGCATCGTCGCGACACTGGGCTGGCGCAGAGACACGGCGAAGGCCTACGGCTTCCAGCGCGTTCTCGGAAACGACCCGCAGATCAACTTGAGCAACTACACCATTACGGGTAGCGCGAATCACGTCCTGGAAGTCGGTTCGCGCTCCGAGAGCTTCGTGGCGCACCTGATGGACTTGCCGGGCCTCAAGGGCCTCACGAAGAACCTGCCGTTCGAGGTCAGTCTTGCGTACAGTCACTCCACGAACTTCCAGCCGCTCGCTGGCCGCGTGAATGTGTATGGTGAGGAGATCGCACCGCCGTCCGGCAAGACGTATGATCGCAGCATCACGATCGCGACGCGGGACCAGAAATATTCGCTCAAAGTCGGCAAGTACGTCACTTCGCAGAAGAACATCACGTCGCTGAACAACATCTTCGCGAACGATTTCAACTGGTGGATCGGCAGCCTGACGAACTACACGAACATGTTCGATCCGGCCATCCAGGGCGGCCCCGTCTGGGGGCCGATGAAAAGCGGCTCCAATATCGAGCAGTACATGTTCAGCGACAGCACGACGACCCAGTCGCCTGAACTGGCGGCGCGTCAAGCCGCGGCGGTCGCAGGAGTGCGCGCGTTCCAGAATGCCGTCGATCCGCGTTTCTGGTCAGCGTGGGGTTTCACCAGCAAAGAGTTCATCCAGTCCAACCAGACGGGGAACCCGTACACGAATGTGAACTCCGTCCCGAACGGCTTTGCTCTCACCGAGGACGGTGTCTCGGAAGGCTACGAATTCGAACTGAGCGCCCAGCCGCTGCCGAATTGGCGGCTGATCTTCAACGCCAGCAAGATGACGGCGGTCCGCAGCAACATCGGCGGCGACGCGCTCAACGAGATGATGGAGCAGATCATCACGATGGTTAACGGCGACGGCGGAAAGATGCACTTCTGGTGGGGCACCTCCGATGTTCCGGATGCCCGGCAGGTGTTCTATACGGGCGTCGGAGCTCCCGGAAACCGCGGCCTCGGCGCGGACTGGGCCAGCCTGAAGCTGATCGAAGGCGCCTCCGCCCCGGAGATTCGTACCTGGCACTACAATCTCATCACGAACTACGATTTCACCGACGGGTTCCTCAAGGGCTTCAGTGCGGGTGGTGCCGTGCGGTATCAGAGCGGGGATACGCTCGGTTATCCTCCGACCGGCAACCCGACCGATCCGGCGAGCCTCGGGTTCGACCTCGCGAATCCCTACAAGGGGCCGTCCGAGACCTACGTCGACTTTTGGGTGGGTTACCGGCGGAAGCTCACCGCGAAGATCGATTGGCGCGTTCAACTCAACGTCCAGAACGTCGGCAAGAATGATGGTCTGATTCCCATCACGGTGCAGGGACCGATCCCGGGCCAGCCCGGCGGAACTCCCGCCGGCTACCGCATCGCTCCGGTGCAGACGTTCACGCTCACCAACACGTTCGAATTCTGA
- a CDS encoding HAD family hydrolase: protein MSPSIVVAHGQRARGTGVSPVDGAPRRRAARTADTVTTRAGRPGHREPADARAAKPFRPLAFDAAIFDMDGVITDTAAVHSAAWKRMFDEYLRRRAQARGERFQEFAHERDYRAYVDGRPRYQGVATFLKSRDIDLPFGVSTDPAGAETICGLGNRKNELFHGIIEADGVRVYPSTLELIETLRSAGIQVGLATSSKNSGLILAKTRTAPLFATVVDGVVSERLGLKGKPQPDIFLAACRDLGAPRHRAIVIEDAVSGVQAGANGGFGLVVGVARENNAVELREHGADLVVGDLAELTLDEIDRKVRLKAAGA from the coding sequence ATGTCTCCGTCCATCGTTGTGGCCCACGGTCAACGTGCGCGTGGCACGGGCGTCTCGCCCGTGGACGGCGCTCCGCGCCGCCGAGCCGCGCGCACCGCCGACACGGTGACCACACGGGCGGGACGCCCGGGCCACCGCGAACCTGCCGACGCGCGAGCCGCGAAACCATTTCGGCCCCTCGCGTTCGACGCCGCGATCTTCGACATGGACGGCGTCATCACCGACACCGCGGCGGTGCACTCCGCGGCGTGGAAGCGAATGTTCGACGAGTACCTCCGGCGGCGGGCGCAGGCGCGCGGTGAGCGCTTTCAGGAGTTTGCCCACGAACGCGACTATCGAGCCTACGTCGATGGCCGGCCGCGGTATCAGGGGGTCGCGACGTTCCTGAAATCCCGCGACATCGATCTGCCGTTCGGCGTGTCGACGGATCCAGCCGGCGCCGAAACCATCTGCGGACTCGGCAATCGGAAAAACGAACTTTTCCACGGGATCATCGAGGCGGACGGCGTACGCGTTTACCCGTCTACGCTCGAGCTGATCGAAACTCTTCGCAGCGCCGGCATCCAGGTGGGGTTGGCGACTTCGAGCAAGAACTCCGGGCTGATCCTCGCGAAGACGCGGACCGCTCCACTTTTCGCGACGGTGGTCGATGGTGTCGTCTCGGAGCGGCTGGGGCTGAAAGGCAAGCCCCAGCCGGACATCTTTCTTGCCGCCTGCCGCGACCTCGGCGCGCCTCGGCATCGGGCGATTGTCATCGAGGACGCCGTGTCGGGCGTGCAGGCGGGCGCGAACGGCGGGTTCGGGCTCGTCGTCGGCGTGGCCCGGGAGAACAACGCCGTTGAGCTGCGCGAGCACGGCGCCGACCTCGTCGTGGGCGACCTGGCAGAGCTCACGCTCGATGAGATCGATCGGAAGGTTCGCCTCAAGGCCGCCGGGGCGTGA
- a CDS encoding MFS transporter, with protein MLTPQKPRLGFWQLWNMSFGYVGIQFGFALQNANVSRIFETLGASVPDIPILWIAGPVTGLVVQPIVGYMSDKTWNRLGRRKPYFLVGAILASLALLVMPNSPALWFAAGMLWIMDASINITMEPMRAFVGDMLPDEQRTTGFAVQTFFIGASSVIGSLMPWLLTNVFHVANTAPEGVVPDSVKWSFALGGIVYFLTVLWTVVSVKEYSPEQQRAFHGESEQPQSADVSQLTLDAGRYTRLGSALVAGGLLASVVIRQLSWDRGLYILSFGAGAYGLLQLVAAHRYRAGKKRGLVELIHDLNNMPAAMRQLALAQIATWFALFAFFIYATAAVANHHFGSTDPRSALYNEGANWVGVLMSVYNGVAALVAFALPPMARRLSRVKTHVVCLVIGGLGLGSMYFFKNPQWLIVSMIGLGIAWASLLTLPYAILSSVVPYRKIGVYMGMFNFFIVIPQILAAAVLGLLVRTVFHGRAIDALLLGGASMILAAVLMLRVQDQRGRT; from the coding sequence ATGCTTACTCCGCAAAAACCCCGCCTCGGATTCTGGCAGCTCTGGAACATGAGTTTCGGCTACGTCGGAATCCAATTTGGCTTCGCCCTTCAAAACGCGAACGTCAGCCGCATCTTCGAAACGCTCGGCGCGAGCGTGCCGGACATTCCGATCCTCTGGATCGCCGGCCCGGTCACCGGTTTGGTGGTGCAGCCGATCGTGGGATACATGAGCGACAAGACCTGGAACCGGCTCGGTCGCCGCAAGCCGTATTTCCTCGTCGGCGCGATCCTCGCCTCGCTCGCGTTGCTCGTCATGCCCAACTCGCCCGCGCTCTGGTTCGCCGCGGGCATGCTCTGGATCATGGACGCGTCCATCAACATCACGATGGAGCCGATGCGTGCCTTCGTCGGCGACATGCTGCCCGACGAGCAGCGGACGACTGGTTTTGCGGTTCAGACCTTCTTCATCGGCGCGAGCTCGGTGATCGGCTCGCTGATGCCTTGGCTGCTCACGAATGTTTTCCACGTGGCGAACACGGCGCCGGAGGGCGTCGTGCCGGACTCGGTGAAATGGTCGTTCGCGCTCGGCGGCATCGTCTACTTCCTCACCGTGCTCTGGACCGTGGTGTCGGTGAAGGAATATTCGCCCGAGCAACAGCGGGCGTTTCACGGGGAATCAGAGCAACCGCAAAGCGCGGATGTGTCGCAGCTGACGCTCGACGCGGGCCGCTACACCCGGCTGGGCTCGGCGCTGGTGGCGGGCGGACTGCTGGCCAGCGTCGTGATTCGCCAGCTGAGCTGGGATCGCGGGCTCTACATCCTCTCGTTCGGCGCCGGAGCCTACGGCCTGCTGCAGCTCGTCGCGGCACACCGCTATCGCGCCGGGAAAAAGCGCGGGCTGGTCGAGCTCATTCACGATCTCAACAACATGCCGGCCGCGATGCGCCAGCTGGCGCTCGCCCAGATAGCCACGTGGTTCGCGCTCTTCGCGTTCTTCATCTACGCGACGGCGGCCGTGGCGAACCACCACTTCGGCAGCACGGATCCGCGCAGTGCGCTCTACAACGAAGGTGCCAACTGGGTCGGCGTACTGATGTCGGTCTACAATGGCGTCGCGGCGCTCGTCGCGTTTGCGCTGCCGCCGATGGCGCGCCGGCTGAGCCGCGTGAAGACGCACGTCGTCTGCCTGGTGATCGGCGGACTCGGGCTCGGCTCGATGTATTTTTTCAAGAACCCGCAGTGGCTGATCGTCTCGATGATCGGACTCGGCATCGCGTGGGCAAGCCTGCTCACGCTGCCCTACGCGATCCTCAGCAGCGTGGTGCCGTATCGGAAAATCGGCGTCTACATGGGCATGTTCAATTTCTTCATCGTCATCCCGCAAATCCTTGCCGCGGCGGTCCTGGGCCTGCTCGTTCGCACGGTGTTCCACGGCCGCGCAATCGACGCGCTCCTGCTCGGCGGCGCCTCCATGATCCTCGCCGCCGTGCTCATGCTGCGGGTGCAGGACCAGCGGGGGAGGACGTGA